The proteins below are encoded in one region of Mycobacterium shinjukuense:
- a CDS encoding DUF3180 domain-containing protein, producing MGPTRKRDLTAAVIAAAVVGYLLVGGLYRWFPPITVWTGLSLLAVAIAEALWARYVRAKINDGEIGDGPGWLHPLAVARSVMVAKASAWVGALVLGWWLGVLVYFLPRLSWQRAVAEDVTGAVVAAVSALALVVAALWLQHCCKSPQDPTERGEGVET from the coding sequence ATGGGACCCACCCGCAAACGTGACCTGACGGCCGCGGTGATCGCCGCCGCGGTGGTGGGCTACCTGCTGGTTGGCGGGCTGTATCGGTGGTTTCCGCCGATCACCGTGTGGACCGGACTGTCGCTGCTGGCGGTCGCGATCGCCGAGGCGCTGTGGGCGCGTTACGTCCGGGCAAAGATCAACGACGGCGAGATCGGAGACGGGCCCGGCTGGCTGCACCCGCTGGCCGTGGCGCGCAGCGTCATGGTCGCCAAGGCGTCGGCCTGGGTGGGTGCGCTGGTGTTGGGTTGGTGGCTCGGCGTGTTGGTGTACTTCCTGCCGCGGCTGTCCTGGCAGCGGGCCGTGGCCGAGGACGTCACCGGCGCGGTGGTGGCTGCGGTCAGCGCGCTGGCGTTGGTGGTCGCCGCGCTGTGGCTGCAGCACTGCTGTAAGTCGCCGCAGGATCCCACCGAGCGCGGCGAGGGCGTGGAGACCTAA
- the folB gene encoding dihydroneopterin aldolase yields the protein MADRIELRGLTVHGYHGVYDHERVGGQRFVVDITLWIDLADAAASDDLADTFDYVRLAARAAEIVAGPPRNLIETVGAEIADHVMADERVHAVEVVVHKPQAPIRQTFTDVAVVTRRSRRGGRGSVMPAGEV from the coding sequence ATGGCTGACCGGATCGAGTTGCGCGGCTTGACCGTTCACGGCTACCACGGGGTCTACGACCACGAGCGGGTGGGCGGGCAGCGCTTCGTCGTCGATATCACCCTGTGGATCGACCTGGCCGATGCCGCCGCAAGCGACGATCTGGCCGACACGTTTGACTACGTCCGTCTGGCCGCGCGGGCGGCCGAGATCGTCGCCGGGCCACCGCGGAACCTAATCGAAACTGTGGGCGCCGAGATCGCCGACCACGTGATGGCCGACGAGCGGGTGCATGCCGTCGAGGTGGTGGTCCACAAGCCGCAGGCGCCCATCCGGCAGACGTTCACCGACGTGGCGGTGGTGACCCGGCGGTCGCGGCGCGGCGGGCGGGGCTCGGTGATGCCCGCGGGCGAGGTGTGA
- the folK gene encoding 2-amino-4-hydroxy-6-hydroxymethyldihydropteridine diphosphokinase, whose amino-acid sequence MTSVVLSIGSNLGDRLASLRSVVVGLGGTVRAVSPVYETDPWGGVRQGPFLNAVLIADDPARDAAAWLRRAQALERAAGRVRDRRWGPRTLDVDLITCHRTGPGGPAEVICRSSSLTLPHPRAHRRAFVLVPWLDVDPGAELTVADRVWPVAKLLAELEPADRDCVRRFPRTLDPEPG is encoded by the coding sequence ATGACGAGCGTCGTGCTGTCGATCGGCTCCAACCTCGGTGACCGCCTGGCATCGCTGCGGTCGGTGGTCGTCGGACTCGGCGGCACGGTCCGCGCGGTCTCCCCGGTCTACGAGACCGATCCCTGGGGCGGGGTGCGCCAGGGACCGTTTCTGAACGCTGTGCTGATTGCCGACGACCCGGCCCGTGACGCTGCGGCCTGGCTGCGCCGCGCCCAGGCACTGGAACGGGCGGCGGGTCGGGTGCGCGACCGCCGTTGGGGCCCGCGCACCCTCGACGTGGACCTGATCACCTGCCACCGGACCGGTCCGGGCGGCCCGGCGGAAGTTATCTGCCGCAGCAGCTCGCTGACGCTGCCGCACCCGCGGGCCCACCGGCGGGCCTTCGTGCTGGTGCCGTGGCTCGACGTCGACCCGGGGGCCGAGCTCACGGTGGCCGACCGGGTGTGGCCCGTCGCCAAGCTGCTGGCCGAGTTGGAACCTGCCGACCGGGACTGCGTGCGCAGGTTCCCGCGGACCCTGGATCCGGAACCGGGCTGA